TCGCCGGCGAGAATACAGTCAATGATCCGCGTTCGAGGGCTGCGTGAGCGGCTCGCTGTACAGGAACGATTCCATGGAAGTGCCGGTCACTTCGACCTCTTCTTCCGCCGCTCTCGCGCGGCCGATCGTCATCCGGATCTCGTCGAACCCGTCGTCGACGATCACGTCGCCGGTTCGGCCGTCGTACTCGACGAGTCCGTGATCCTCGAGTTTCGGAAGATGACTGTGGATCAGCGATGTCGTCACTGATTGTTTTTGCTCTTCCGTGATCGCATCGACAGTATCATCCTGCGCCCAAGCGGCGATTTGCAAGGAAAGAGATTCGATATTCGCGTGATCGTTGTCCAGAAAGTAGTACAGAACATATCGACGGCGGGGTTCGGATAGCATCCCATAGATCGTATCCAGGGAAAGATTTGACAGCGTCATACTGCGTTCTTTTTGCCA
Above is a window of Natronorubrum tibetense GA33 DNA encoding:
- a CDS encoding DUF7344 domain-containing protein yields the protein MTLSNLSLDTIYGMLSEPRRRYVLYYFLDNDHANIESLSLQIAAWAQDDTVDAITEEQKQSVTTSLIHSHLPKLEDHGLVEYDGRTGDVIVDDGFDEIRMTIGRARAAEEEVEVTGTSMESFLYSEPLTQPSNADH